From Nocardia sp. NBC_00416:
CAATCGGGCCGGTCCCGCCGCCGGCCCAGGTCCATCAGATCCTCGGGGCCCAGGCCGCGTTCGGTGGCTCGCAGCATGAGGTCGCGCAGTTCGTCGGCGAATCCGGCCAGACCGAGCGCCGGTTGCAGTCGGCGCGGCCACAGGTCACCGGCCCCGGCGGCGATATCGGCCAGATCGCCGCGCAACATCTCCCGCAGCACCGCGTCCTGTTCGGCGCCGGTGAGCAGCCGCGGCGGCGGATTGCCGTACCGCGCGGCCTGCCGGCGCAGGATCCCGAACGCGTACGAATGGATCGTGCGGGCCAGCGGCTCCCGGGTCGCGCCGGAGACTCCGGGCGCGGGCGGGTCCGTGGGCGCGGCAACCGGATCGGCGAGCGGGAACAGCGGTGGACCCGCCGGGGTGGAGTCGCCGGCGTGCGCGCCTTCGAAGACGGGTGCGCAGGCCGTCCAGTGGTCCAGGCGTTCGGTGAGCGCGTCGCGCGTGGCGCCGGCCGCCTGTTTGGAATGGGTGAGCAGCAAGACCGACTCCGGGTCCGCTCCCCCGGCGATCCGGCCTGCCGCTATATCGACCAGCAGCGCGGTCTTCCCGGTTCCGGGGCCGCCGAGCACTCGCCAGATCCGGCTCGCGTCCGGTTGCGCGACGGTAGCGGGCGGCGTGGTGTCGAACAGCGCGCACAGATCGGCGCCCCAGGTTCGAGCCCGGGGAACCGCCGCCTTCCGGCGCACCAGCCGCACCGGCCTATCCGAACGCACCACGAGGGCTATTGCAACAGACAGGGCCGACAGCGTGGATACCACGTCGGCCCCGGGCGCGCGGCGCCGTCGGTGCGCTGGGATAAGAATGTCATCGTGTCCACACTGCATGTTCACCGTTTCGGACCTGATACCGGGCCGGTGCTGCTGGCCCTGCACGGCCTCACCGGTCATGGAAAGCGCTGGGAGGCGCTGGCCACCGGGTTACTGCCCGATATCCGGGTACTCGCCCCCGACCTGCGCGGACACGGCCGCTCCACTGCACTGCCGCCCTGGGACTTCGAAACGATCGTCGCGGATCTGGCCGCGCTGATCACTGCGGAAACCGATGAGCCGGTGCTGGTGGCGGCACACTCCTTCGGCGGTGCGTGCGCACTGCATCTGGCCCGGCGGCACCCGGAGCTGGTTCGTGGTCTGATCCTGCTCGACCCGGCCGTCGCGCTGGACCCGGCGTGGTTGCGGGATATCGCCGGGGCCACTCTCGGCTCACCCGATTACACCGATGCCGAAGAGGCCCGGATGGACAAGCTGGCGACGGGCTGGGGCGCGGCCGCCCCGGAACTGCTGCGGGCCGAACTCGACGAGCATCTGGTGCCCACGGCGAACGGCCGGGTGGGGTGGCGGGTGGATACGGCGGCCCTGATCGCCTACTGGGGTCAGCTGGCCCGTGACCTCGTCCTTCCCGAGCCGGGCCTGCCGACCGTCGTGGTTCGGGCCACCGAGGTGGACCCGCCGTTCGTCACCCCCGGACTCACCGCCGCGCTGGCCGACCGGCTCGGCGCGAGCCTGACCGTCCACGAATGGGACTGTGAGCACATGGTCGCCCAGATCCTCCCGCTCGAGACCGCGGCGCTGATCCGCGCGGCGCTGTAGCCCCCGTGGCCACCAGCGACGAACAGATCGAACGCGTCCGTGCACTGGTCGCGGCGATACCACCCGGCCGGGTCGCGACCTACGGCGATATCGCCGCCGCGGCCGGACTGTCCACACCGCGGACCGTGGGCTGGATCATGCGCACCGATGCCGCCGATCTGCCCTGGCACCGGGTGCTGGGCGCCTCGGGCCGACCCGCGGCCCATCTCGCCGATCGGCAACTGCGCCTGCTCGCGGCCGAGGGCGTGCCCATCGCCGACGGCCGCGTCGATCTGCGTACCGCGCGCCACCCGTTCCACTGAGCGTCGGCGGGGTCACCATCGGCCGCGGATCGGAAACGATCGTGCCGCAGCCGGGTCCGGGGCGACCGGCCGATTCAGCCCGGGTCGAGAATGCGTTTCAGGAAACGCCGCGTCCGTTCTTCCTGCGGGTCGCCGATCACCTGGGCGCTCGGACCCCGCTCGACGATGACGCCACCGTCGAGGAACAGAACCTGATCGGCCACCTGCTCGGCGAAGCGGATCTCGTGGGTGACGATCACCATGGTCCAATCCTGGGCGGCCAGCTCCTCGATCACCGTGAGCACCTCGCCGACCAGCTCGGGGTCCAGCGCCGACGTCGGCTCGTCGAACAGCACCACCCGCGGTTTCAGTGCCAGGGCCCGCGCGATCCCGACCCGCTGCTGCTGGCCTCCCGAAAGCTGGAACGGGTAGGCATCGGCGCGGTCGCCGAGGCCCACTTGGTCGAGCAGGCTCTTCGCCTCGGCGACGACCTCCTCGCGAGGCCGCCGCTGCGCGACCACCGGGCCCTCGATGATGTTCTCCAGGACCGTGCGGTGCGGGAAGAGGTTGTGGGACTGGAACACCATCCCGCTCTGCGCGCGCAGCCGGCTCGCTTCCCGGCGGCCCGCTCTGCCCGGGGGCAGGCGGGCGAAATCGATTTCGACGTCGTCGATGCCGACCACACCGCGTTCCGGGGTTTCCAGCACGTTCAGCGAGCGCAGCACGGTGGTCTTGCCCGACCCGGATGGCCCGAGCAGCACGGTCGACGTCCCGCGCCGGGACTCGAAATCGATTCCGCGCAGGACCTGCTGGTCGCCGAAGGACTTCTCCAGCCCGTGCACCCGGATACGGGCGGGCCCGGCGTCGCGCGCTGTGGTGTCGGTCATTTGGCCACATACCTATCCAGTCGGGTCTCCAGTCGTTTCTGCACACCGGAGAGGAAGACGCAGATCACCCAGTAGTACAGCCCGGCGAAGGCGTACAGGGCGAGGAATTCGTTGCTCTCGGCCGCCGCGAGCTGTGCCTCGCGGAACAGCTCGGTCAACAGCACCACCGAACCCAGCGAGGTGTCCTTCAGCAGCGAGAGCAGGGTGTTGGACAGCGGCGGCACCGCGGTCCTGGCCGCCTGCGGAAGGACGATGCGGCGCAGCGTCTGCGCATAGCCGAGGCCGACCGTCGCGGCCGCCTCGAACTGCCCCTTCGGTACCGCGAGGATCGCCGACCGGATGACCTCCGCCGCGTAGCCGGCCACATTCAGGCTGAAGGCGATCACGGCCGCGGTGAACGGCGCGAACTTCAGTCCGATCTGCGGCAGCCCGTAGAAGACGATGAACAGCTGGACCAGCAGCGGGGTGCCCCGGATGATCGAGATGAAGGCGCGGGACACGCCGGACAGGATCCGGGACGAGGAGATCCGCGCGAGCGCGACGAGCAGGGCGAGTACCAGCCCGATCGCGAAGCTCAGCGCGGTCAGCGGGATCGTCACCTTCACCAATCCGATGAACATCGGCCACGCCGTGCTGCGCAACACCTCCCAGGTGCTGCGATGACCGCGCCCGCCGGACAGGTCGGCGGGTCCGCCGTCGGGTACCGAGACATCAGCGCCGAAATACTTTCGCGAGATATCGGCGAGCGTCCCGTCGGCCGCGAGCGCGGTGATCGCCCGGTTCGCCTGATCGAGCAGCGCCCCATCGTCCTTGCGGAAGGCGAGGACCTGCTCGCTGGTCTCCGCACCGGCGTCACCGACGATCTCGACGTCGGTGGATCCGGTACTGGCCAGGTAGTCGAGTACGGCGATGTTGTCGTTGACGATCGCGTCGACCCGGCCCTGCGCGAGCAGCGCCGCCGCCTGTGCGAACCCTTCGACGGCTTCCACTCTCGCCCCGGCGTCCCGCGCGACCTGCGCCCAGTTGCTGGTACTCGACTGCGCAGTGGTCCTGCCCGCGAGATCGTCCAGGGTCTGGATGGTCTCGTCGCCGGTGCGCCGGACTATCACGCCGTGGGAGTAGGTGTAGGCGTCGGACAGGCCGTACTTTCCCCGGCGCTCGTCGTTCACGGAGACCTGGTTGGCGATCACGTCGATCCGGCCGGAATCCAGCGCGGGAAAGATCGCGTCCCACTGCGTCTCGACGAACTCGAGTTTCCATCCGGCCGCATCGGCGATCGCCTCGATCACCTCGATGTCGTAGCCGGTCAGTTCCTGGGTTCGCGGATCGTGGAACGAGAACGGCGGATAGGTGCCCTCGGTACCGACTCGGACCACGGGCGGTTCGCCGTTCTGTGCCGCCGCCGCGCCCACCTGCGTGGTCACCGCGATCACGGTCAGCAGGAACAGCACCGCCCATCTGAGCGCATATCGCATCGGCGACCCCCTCACTCCGGCCGGAAAACCGCAATCCGGCACTGGAAGGAGGGTAATGTCGTCGCGCGCTCGAGGCGCGGTGACCGCCACCGCACCGTGACGGCAACGCGGGGTCGTTCTACCGAGCGGGATCGTGCCGGCGAGCGACGCGAGGGCGCGACCAGGCCCCCGTCGTCCCAGACGGCGAATAGCATGAGCGTATGCCGAATTCTCCGCTGGCCCCGGACGTGATCGTGCTCGCCGGGGGGCGGGCCAGTCGCATGGGTGGTGTCGACAAACCGGGCCTCGTGGTCGGCGGACGGTCCATGCTGGACACCGCACTGGCGGCGGTGGCGACGTTGGGGCGCACGGTCGTGGTCGGGCCGACCCGGCCGGAGCTCGGCGCGCACATAGTCCAGACCCGGGAGCCCGAGCCGGGTTCGGGCCCGGTGGCGGCCGTCGCCGCCGGTCTCGCCGCGCTGGGCGCCGACCCGGCCTCCCATATCGTGGTCCTCGCCGCCGACCTGCCCTTCCTCACCGATACGGCGGTCAGCGAATTGATCCGGCGGCGAGGCGATTTCGATGCAGTGTTCGCCGCCGACGCGTCGGGCCGTCCCCAATACCTCATCGGCGTGTGGCGGTCGGAATCGCTGGCATCCCGGCTCCACGCCCTGGGCAGCGTGATCAACCAGCCGATGAAAGCGCTGGTGCCGCCGAGCACGGATATCGTCGCGCTACCGGGGGTCGACGACTGTGACACACCCGGCGAGATCGACGCGGCGCGTGCCACGCTCGGCTCTCCGGACAACAGTGGGCCCCACCAGGCGGCCCCGCGACCGAAGTCGGCGACCGGCCCGGCGCCGCTGTCGCTCGACCGGGCACGAGAAGTACTGTGCACCGGTCTCGCCCGGCTCCCCGAGCGAACCGCGGAACTGCGTACCGCGCGCGGCGGCGCACTGGCCGCTCCGCTTACCGCCGCCGAGGCCTTGCCCCGCTTCGACGTCTCGGCCATGGACGGGTACGCGGTCTCGGGTGCGGGCCCGTGGGAACTCCGCGCCGATGTCGGCTTCGCCGGTGGGCAGCGCCCCGACGGCCTGCGCCCCGGCGAAGCGGTACGGATCGCCACCGGCGCCCAGGTCCCGGAGGGCACCGCGCTCGTCCTGCGCGACGAATTCGCCCGCGTCGCCGACGACTCGCTACTGCACCGCATTCCGGATTCGCCGCGGCGCTCCGATATCCGGCGGCGCGGCGAGGACCGTCGTCCCGGCGATGAAATCGCCCCGGCCGGAACCGGCGTCACCGCCACGCTCGTCTCCGCCGCCGCCGCGGTCGAAGTGACCGTGGCGGCGGTTCGAGGACCGGTCCGCGCCCGGATCATCATGACCGGCGACGAGATCCGCAGCAGCGGTCCGCTACAAGCGGGGCAGACCCGGGATTCGATCGGCCCGATCCTGCCCGGCCTGCTCGCCGCCCACGGTGTCGCAGCAGTCGATCACGTACACCTCCGGGATACCGCGCACGGTTTCGATCAGGTCCTGTCCACCGCCACCGACTGCGATCTGCTGGTCGTGGTCGGCGCCACCGGCGGCGGTGCGGCCGACCAACTGCGCGGCGCCCTCGACCGCTCCGGGGCGCGCATCTTGGTCTCCCGGCTGGCACTGCGCCCCGGCGGATCGACCGTGGTCGCCGAATTGCCCTTCACCACAACGGTTCTCGGACTTCCTGGTAACCCTTACGCCGCGATCGCGATCCTGCTGGCCCTGGTCCCCGCCATCGTCACCGGTCGCACCGGCGCCCTCCCGGCTCGGCGGCTGTTCGGTCCGCTCCGGAACGCGACGGAGATCGCCGGGCCGGTGGACCGGGTGGTTCCGGCCCGGTACAGCGGCGAACCGGAGGGCGGCTGGATCGGCGACGCCGCGGTGCGCACCGCGCACCTGGGCGGACTGATCAACCGCGAGGGGCTGATCGTCGTTCCGGCGCGGGCCCGCGACGACGACCGATGCGAGTTCATTCCGCTGCCGGGGTGACCGGATTTCCCTTACGCGGAGCCGGGCCGCTGGTCCGCCGGCCACGGCTCCCGGACCAGTCTCGTTTCGTCTGCTTCGTCGAGCTCGATGTCGAAGATCTCGGCGAGGATCTTCGGCATTTCCGTTCGTTCCACCTGACGGGTTTCGCCGGACCCGTTCGGGTAACCGGTGAGCAACGTGACGCCGTCGAGCATGTAGTGCACCTCCGGATGGAACCGTTGCGCGATAGGACGTGTCGTGAACGGCGAATGCCGAGAAGTCGACACGTAGTGATTACCCACCGCTTGGTCGATCCGATACTGCGGATTCATGGTGAACGTGCGCTGTGTCAGCCAGTCGTTGCGGGAGAAGTGGTGCAGTGTCCACAGCTCGCCGCCCAGTTCGTCCACACCGCGCGCCAGCCTGAATCGCCAGGCGCCCGCGGTGAACTCACCGTCTCGCGGGGTCAGTTCGATCGGCTCCAGCGGGCCGGAGCCGAAACCGACGTCGCACAACCAGACCCGTTCGTCGGCGGTGGTCACGCGCAGCAGCGCATGCGTGGCCGGGAGCAAGCCGGTGCGCCGTCGACCTGCTGCCCGAGTACCTCGAACGAATTCGAGCCGGTAGCAGCAGGATCGCGTTGTGCCGCAAACGCTAGAACCTCAACCTTTATTTATGTCAATGCGGTGAGGGGTGGGCCACCTAACTGGAACGGGTCGGCCCCAGCGGTCGGGCGTGACGGGAGCGTCCCAGGCCCGGGCGTAGCGACGCTTGTCCGGCCCCCCGGCCTCTTTGCTCCGATACACCACGTACGGCCTGACCAAATAGCCGACCGGGGCCGAGAACATGTG
This genomic window contains:
- a CDS encoding ABC transporter substrate-binding protein/permease, whose product is MRYALRWAVLFLLTVIAVTTQVGAAAAQNGEPPVVRVGTEGTYPPFSFHDPRTQELTGYDIEVIEAIADAAGWKLEFVETQWDAIFPALDSGRIDVIANQVSVNDERRGKYGLSDAYTYSHGVIVRRTGDETIQTLDDLAGRTTAQSSTSNWAQVARDAGARVEAVEGFAQAAALLAQGRVDAIVNDNIAVLDYLASTGSTDVEIVGDAGAETSEQVLAFRKDDGALLDQANRAITALAADGTLADISRKYFGADVSVPDGGPADLSGGRGHRSTWEVLRSTAWPMFIGLVKVTIPLTALSFAIGLVLALLVALARISSSRILSGVSRAFISIIRGTPLLVQLFIVFYGLPQIGLKFAPFTAAVIAFSLNVAGYAAEVIRSAILAVPKGQFEAAATVGLGYAQTLRRIVLPQAARTAVPPLSNTLLSLLKDTSLGSVVLLTELFREAQLAAAESNEFLALYAFAGLYYWVICVFLSGVQKRLETRLDRYVAK
- a CDS encoding alpha/beta hydrolase translates to MSTLHVHRFGPDTGPVLLALHGLTGHGKRWEALATGLLPDIRVLAPDLRGHGRSTALPPWDFETIVADLAALITAETDEPVLVAAHSFGGACALHLARRHPELVRGLILLDPAVALDPAWLRDIAGATLGSPDYTDAEEARMDKLATGWGAAAPELLRAELDEHLVPTANGRVGWRVDTAALIAYWGQLARDLVLPEPGLPTVVVRATEVDPPFVTPGLTAALADRLGASLTVHEWDCEHMVAQILPLETAALIRAAL
- a CDS encoding MGMT family protein, coding for MATSDEQIERVRALVAAIPPGRVATYGDIAAAAGLSTPRTVGWIMRTDAADLPWHRVLGASGRPAAHLADRQLRLLAAEGVPIADGRVDLRTARHPFH
- a CDS encoding amino acid ABC transporter ATP-binding protein, yielding MTDTTARDAGPARIRVHGLEKSFGDQQVLRGIDFESRRGTSTVLLGPSGSGKTTVLRSLNVLETPERGVVGIDDVEIDFARLPPGRAGRREASRLRAQSGMVFQSHNLFPHRTVLENIIEGPVVAQRRPREEVVAEAKSLLDQVGLGDRADAYPFQLSGGQQQRVGIARALALKPRVVLFDEPTSALDPELVGEVLTVIEELAAQDWTMVIVTHEIRFAEQVADQVLFLDGGVIVERGPSAQVIGDPQEERTRRFLKRILDPG
- a CDS encoding NTP transferase domain-containing protein, whose amino-acid sequence is MPNSPLAPDVIVLAGGRASRMGGVDKPGLVVGGRSMLDTALAAVATLGRTVVVGPTRPELGAHIVQTREPEPGSGPVAAVAAGLAALGADPASHIVVLAADLPFLTDTAVSELIRRRGDFDAVFAADASGRPQYLIGVWRSESLASRLHALGSVINQPMKALVPPSTDIVALPGVDDCDTPGEIDAARATLGSPDNSGPHQAAPRPKSATGPAPLSLDRAREVLCTGLARLPERTAELRTARGGALAAPLTAAEALPRFDVSAMDGYAVSGAGPWELRADVGFAGGQRPDGLRPGEAVRIATGAQVPEGTALVLRDEFARVADDSLLHRIPDSPRRSDIRRRGEDRRPGDEIAPAGTGVTATLVSAAAAVEVTVAAVRGPVRARIIMTGDEIRSSGPLQAGQTRDSIGPILPGLLAAHGVAAVDHVHLRDTAHGFDQVLSTATDCDLLVVVGATGGGAADQLRGALDRSGARILVSRLALRPGGSTVVAELPFTTTVLGLPGNPYAAIAILLALVPAIVTGRTGALPARRLFGPLRNATEIAGPVDRVVPARYSGEPEGGWIGDAAVRTAHLGGLINREGLIVVPARARDDDRCEFIPLPG